In Bacteroidales bacterium, the DNA window GAAGCAGTAGACCTTCCTGGATGTTGTCCACTAAAGATTGAAACTGTTGATGTAGTCGCTGTAATTGATCGTTCGTTTTTTGAAGTTCAGTGATATCCGTTAAACTTAGAAAAATAAACTCTTTTTCCTTAATCCTTATGAGACGTCCAAAAGCAATAAAATAAAATAGATAATGTTGCTTTTCTGATGAAAAAACAAATTCTATCTTTTCCCTAATTCCTGCATTGTCAACTCTATTCAGAAAATTACGGATGGAACAATTTTCACATTCTTCATGGGTGCCACACCCCTCTGAAGATAATAAATCATTGATGCATCGAATAACCTCTCCCCACTTTTTCTGGTAAACCTCACCTAAATCTGAATGATGTTTTCTTAAAAATTCAAGAGCAGGAGCATTTAAACGATAAATCCGGTATTCTTTATCCAAGATAAATATGTAGTCTGAAATAGATTCATATAAAGTCGAAAGTTCTAGCAACGTTTCTTCTAAGCCTAATTTAGAAACCATTTCCGAAGTAATATCCCGGAGTATACCATGAAAAGCAATGCATTTTCCTTTATCAAATATTGGCTTTACTACCAATTCAGCATATTTTTTCTCACCATGGGCCGAGACAAAAGAAACGGTTTCTTTTATTTCAAAAAAATAACCTTTTGAGGTCCATAAAATCATTTTTTTTAGTTGAAACAAAATTTTATGATATAAATGAGAGGGTAATAATTTTAACATCTTTTCTAAAGTCAGATCTTGAAGTGAATAGCCTGTCAGAATGGTTGCATAGGGTGACATGTATTGTAGATTACCCTTCGCATCAGTCAGGAAAACAACGGCTGGCATAGCCTTAACCATCAATCTGTATTTTTCTTCGCTTAGCCGAAGGGTTTTTTCACTTTCTCTTCTTCTGGTTACTTCTACTTCCAATTCACGAGTACGTTTTTTTAGAAGAGATTCTAGGTAATCCTTTTCTACTTTATGCTTATAATAAATAGCTCGGTGGATTTCTTTTAATAATTGGTCTGGATTAGCTTCCTTTTCAACGTAAGCAAAAAATCTTGCTTCTAATGCCTGTTTTGCAGTTTGTAAGGAAGAAAAAGCCGTGTACACAATAATAGGAATTTCCATAGCATACGAGGAAAGTTCTTTAAAAAGACTTTCCTGAAAAACACCGTAAAAAAACAAATCAACTATAACAACATCAACTCGATGATTACTTAAGTATGAGATAGCATCCTTAAAATTATCGAAACTTATGGGATGAAAACCAGCACCTTTGAGAACTTCTGTAACTGTTTCTCTGATGTGTGGATCATCATCTATGAGTAAAATAGTAAAAGTTGTGTTATCTATTAAGGTTTCCATTTTCTAAAATCTTTGCTTGTGAAACGACAAAGTGCTTGTTCAATTAAACGAATGGTTTGCTTAATGTCGAGTGGTTTTTTTAGATATGTATATGCATTACGATTGACGGCTTCCTGAGCAATTCTAATAAACTCTTCTTCTTGTCCGGCGATCATAATTGCAACCGTAGTAGGTGTAATCTTTTTTATTGCTAGATACACATCTATTCCATTCATATGTGGTAAGGTTAAGTCAACAAAAACAATATCAAAACGAATTTGACGCACAAGTTCAATAGCATCATGAGAAGAATGAACCAACACAGCATGAATATTATTTTTTTTCAAATTTTCCATTAGATCTTCATAAAAAGGATCATCGCCTCCTATGAACAAAATAG includes these proteins:
- a CDS encoding PAS domain S-box protein, producing the protein METLIDNTTFTILLIDDDPHIRETVTEVLKGAGFHPISFDNFKDAISYLSNHRVDVVIVDLFFYGVFQESLFKELSSYAMEIPIIVYTAFSSLQTAKQALEARFFAYVEKEANPDQLLKEIHRAIYYKHKVEKDYLESLLKKRTRELEVEVTRRRESEKTLRLSEEKYRLMVKAMPAVVFLTDAKGNLQYMSPYATILTGYSLQDLTLEKMLKLLPSHLYHKILFQLKKMILWTSKGYFFEIKETVSFVSAHGEKKYAELVVKPIFDKGKCIAFHGILRDITSEMVSKLGLEETLLELSTLYESISDYIFILDKEYRIYRLNAPALEFLRKHHSDLGEVYQKKWGEVIRCINDLLSSEGCGTHEECENCSIRNFLNRVDNAGIREKIEFVFSSEKQHYLFYFIAFGRLIRIKEKEFIFLSLTDITELQKTNDQLQRLHQQFQSLVDNIQEGLLLLDLNTNQVLFSNEKLYELFEINRKKIHLDPFTWLTKVRGKPNLKDEIKIFFENHEITLQSTFEYLNKNCLKSILLTAIKMTFEERKQVMFIFSDVSHIKKDVIKDMRIWAEAELAERKKLARKIHDEISPIVGLLTSSCSVIEGSIQEKHKELFLRFKRNLQVLHKSLYDISHQLEEQWEAFSLKEALDQYVDELTQTKAIRVHIDIKTDIDSLLYKKNLYALTLELIHNTLKHAQAGNIYIELLPFENFILYRYRDDGIGFEFDKVKKSGKGLGLKHIEERVREMGGTLEFVTSPGQGIELNVYLLKDT
- a CDS encoding response regulator; the protein is MTSYILIVDDEPNLSETLKDILMEEGYHCLIAPNGTTAIELVKKHDVRVILLDVCLPDIDGVEVFRQLLEIKPGLRIIFMSAYTVEDLKYRALDQGAIAFFEKPIDIPLVLQIVRESYNTAILFIGGDDPFYEDLMENLKKNNIHAVLVHSSHDAIELVRQIRFDIVFVDLTLPHMNGIDVYLAIKKITPTTVAIMIAGQEEEFIRIAQEAVNRNAYTYLKKPLDIKQTIRLIEQALCRFTSKDFRKWKP